In Alphaproteobacteria bacterium, one genomic interval encodes:
- a CDS encoding DUF502 domain-containing protein, producing MDDTPNETPLPDGGPKPLIHDIPKPGRFRRLRANFLTGLVVSAPIGITIWLAVQVVEFIDDSVAGFIPARYTDVYTQYGLPGSGVVIVLVLLTIIGFLTRNYLGRSLLAYSERLVDRMPVIRSIYGALKQIFDAVIQQSSSSFREVVLVEYPRRGIWAVGFVTSSTRGEIQNLTEDDVVNVFLPTTPNPTSGFLLFVPRRDLVVLHMSVEEGIKMVISGGLVTPKDPRKTSAQKSPVINSRLDQPEFLEPQGQTVVQPERK from the coding sequence ATGGATGATACGCCAAACGAGACCCCTCTGCCGGACGGAGGGCCGAAGCCGTTAATCCACGATATCCCTAAGCCGGGTCGCTTCCGACGGCTCCGGGCCAATTTCCTCACCGGGTTGGTCGTTTCGGCCCCCATTGGGATCACAATTTGGTTAGCGGTCCAGGTTGTCGAGTTTATCGACGACTCGGTCGCTGGATTCATTCCTGCGCGCTATACGGACGTCTATACCCAGTATGGCTTACCGGGTTCCGGGGTCGTCATTGTCTTGGTTCTTCTGACGATTATCGGATTTCTGACGCGGAATTACCTTGGCCGGTCGTTGCTCGCTTATAGCGAACGGTTGGTCGACCGGATGCCTGTCATCCGCTCGATTTACGGGGCGTTGAAGCAAATCTTCGACGCGGTGATTCAGCAATCGTCCTCCTCGTTTCGCGAGGTCGTGCTGGTGGAGTATCCGCGCCGCGGCATCTGGGCGGTGGGCTTCGTCACCAGTTCGACCCGGGGGGAAATCCAAAATCTCACCGAGGACGACGTAGTGAATGTGTTTTTGCCAACGACGCCCAACCCGACCTCGGGGTTCCTTCTCTTCGTGCCGCGCCGCGATCTTGTGGTGCTGCACATGTCAGTGGAGGAGGGCATCAAGATGGTGATCTCCGGCGGCCTAGTGACACCCAAAGATCCGCGCAAAACATCGGCGCAAAAATCGCCGGTCATAAACTCGCGGTTGGACCAGCCGGAATTCCTGGAGCCCCAGGGGCAAACGGTCGTTCAACCGGAGCGTAAATAG
- a CDS encoding glycosyltransferase family 39 protein, translating to MNKNLPHFLAWTLLWGGTVATGLIMRPLMPLDETRYLAVAWEMWRSGNLLVPELNGTFYSHKPPLLFWLINAGWYVFGPVEVWARLVAPTFGLASVFMTFRLARLLWPGSRTAQLSAPWILSGTLLWLGTTTLSMFDTMVMFCVLTALVGIAVAATARADGGALKRGKFVQGWILFALGVGLGVLAKGPVVLVFTLPAALLAPVWWAPAEARVRVGVRNWYPLLLVAVIAGAGIALAWAIPAALSGGEAFARAIFLGQTTERIAGSFSHGRPFWWYAPALLALLFPWVLWPTLWRGLWAADWRRDPGVRFAGVWLVAAFVVLSLFTDKQPHYFLPAVPAFALLAARALTTISAFEAPKWTLAIPLIFLVLVGGAMVVVGIRPDLAIALASDAPIRVGQESVIAGALLLIVVVLGFGGVGRDVNRQVQTLAVQAAVAVVAVHIFAGPALVHLYDLREPAQRIRTVFDAGKPVAHIGKYHGQFQYLGRLEKPLDVIDGNEVVAWFDAHPDGVAVYLHRRRDDIDEGTALYVQPFRGRWLALWERAGASRSPEIFTR from the coding sequence ATGAATAAGAATCTGCCACACTTTTTGGCCTGGACGCTTCTGTGGGGGGGGACGGTAGCGACCGGCCTGATCATGCGGCCCTTGATGCCGCTCGACGAAACGCGTTATCTCGCCGTAGCCTGGGAGATGTGGCGAAGCGGGAACCTGCTCGTTCCCGAACTGAACGGCACCTTCTACAGCCACAAACCCCCGCTGTTGTTCTGGCTCATCAATGCGGGCTGGTACGTCTTCGGGCCGGTCGAGGTATGGGCCAGGTTGGTTGCTCCGACGTTCGGTCTTGCCTCTGTCTTTATGACCTTTCGGTTGGCGCGCCTACTTTGGCCGGGTTCCCGTACCGCACAACTAAGCGCGCCGTGGATCCTCAGTGGAACGCTGCTCTGGCTCGGGACCACGACGCTCAGCATGTTCGATACGATGGTCATGTTTTGCGTATTGACGGCGCTGGTCGGGATCGCCGTGGCGGCGACGGCGCGGGCGGACGGCGGTGCGCTGAAGCGCGGCAAGTTCGTCCAAGGCTGGATCCTTTTTGCGCTCGGTGTCGGTTTGGGCGTCCTCGCCAAGGGCCCTGTCGTCTTGGTTTTCACGCTGCCTGCGGCCCTCCTAGCACCTGTGTGGTGGGCGCCGGCGGAAGCGCGCGTGAGGGTCGGCGTGCGCAATTGGTATCCTCTCCTTCTCGTCGCGGTGATCGCTGGTGCGGGGATTGCCCTTGCCTGGGCGATCCCTGCCGCCTTGTCGGGCGGCGAGGCATTTGCGCGGGCCATCTTCCTGGGGCAAACGACCGAGCGGATCGCGGGATCGTTTTCCCATGGCCGGCCGTTCTGGTGGTACGCGCCGGCGCTTCTCGCGCTTTTGTTCCCGTGGGTTCTTTGGCCAACGCTGTGGCGCGGGCTATGGGCTGCCGACTGGCGCCGCGACCCCGGGGTACGCTTCGCCGGTGTATGGCTTGTTGCCGCGTTCGTCGTCCTGTCGCTGTTCACCGACAAACAGCCGCACTATTTCCTGCCTGCCGTACCGGCGTTCGCGCTCCTAGCGGCCCGTGCGCTCACGACGATCAGCGCGTTCGAAGCGCCCAAGTGGACATTGGCTATCCCTCTGATTTTTCTTGTCCTTGTCGGCGGTGCGATGGTTGTCGTCGGGATCCGACCGGATCTCGCCATCGCATTGGCGAGCGATGCGCCGATCCGGGTGGGACAGGAGTCGGTCATTGCAGGTGCGCTGCTTCTCATCGTTGTCGTGCTGGGGTTTGGCGGGGTCGGCCGGGACGTCAACAGGCAGGTGCAAACGCTTGCGGTCCAGGCCGCCGTCGCAGTCGTCGCGGTACATATTTTCGCCGGGCCGGCCCTGGTACATCTTTATGACCTCCGCGAACCGGCCCAGCGGATTCGCACGGTATTCGATGCCGGGAAGCCGGTCGCGCACATCGGCAAGTATCATGGTCAGTTCCAGTACTTGGGACGACTGGAGAAGCCGCTGGATGTGATCGACGGGAACGAGGTGGTCGCGTGGTTCGACGCCCATCCTGACGGGGTCGCGGTCTACCTACATCGGCGTCGCGACGATATCGATGAGGGCACCGCGCTCTATGTTCAACCGTTTCGCGGACGCTGGCTCGCGCTATGGGAGCGCGCCGGGGCGAGTCGATCGCCGGAAATCTTTACCCGCTAG
- a CDS encoding Crp/Fnr family transcriptional regulator gives MSTSSDKTLRGIQLFVNLPPEEVTALESRCKWNTYPAGGQIVERDSDNRDVYFVVSGSVRIVNFSTSGREIALATVNSGSYFGELSAVDGQRRSANVVAITDCAVASITPAVFSRLLVKHPTVAMHVLQRMAGIIRVADDRIMDLSTLRAVQRVYVELLRLTDRDVAVPDLWVIRPMLSHSEIASRASTTRETVARVLGQLAQAGIVERKSKALYVRDKERLERLAELSSPEGMVMPKVASPQNLNAVD, from the coding sequence ATGTCGACGTCTTCTGACAAAACCCTTCGCGGCATTCAATTGTTTGTGAATCTTCCGCCCGAGGAAGTGACGGCTCTGGAGAGCCGTTGCAAATGGAACACCTATCCAGCCGGCGGGCAAATCGTCGAGCGGGACAGCGACAACCGCGATGTCTATTTCGTGGTGAGCGGGTCTGTGCGGATCGTCAACTTCTCCACCTCGGGGCGGGAGATCGCATTGGCAACCGTCAATTCCGGCAGCTACTTCGGCGAACTTTCGGCGGTCGACGGCCAGCGCCGCTCGGCCAATGTCGTAGCCATCACCGACTGTGCCGTTGCCTCGATCACACCAGCGGTATTCAGCCGCTTGTTGGTGAAGCACCCGACCGTCGCGATGCATGTTCTCCAACGCATGGCGGGGATCATCCGCGTCGCCGACGATCGAATCATGGACCTGAGTACGCTGCGCGCAGTGCAACGGGTCTACGTTGAACTGCTTCGCTTGACCGACCGGGACGTCGCAGTGCCCGATCTTTGGGTCATTCGCCCGATGCTGAGCCACAGTGAAATCGCGAGTCGCGCCAGTACGACACGCGAGACCGTCGCGCGGGTTCTCGGTCAGTTGGCGCAAGCGGGGATCGTCGAGCGCAAGAGCAAGGCGCTCTACGTGCGCGACAAAGAGCGGCTCGAGCGTCTTGCGGAGCTGTCCTCTCCGGAGGGGATGGTCATGCCAAAGGTGGCCAGTCCACAAAACCTGAACGCGGTCGACTGA
- a CDS encoding type III polyketide synthase — protein sequence MNASASPRLLSLATVVPPHRLNQDEVLPVAQSHFGPNNPNFERLMSVYRNAAVETRYSCVPLSWYTSDHTFRERNELYIENATALLVEAARRAIAEASLEIADIGGIVTVSSTGVATPSLDALVMERLQLPRDIVRLPIFGLGCAGGVVGLSRAAALARAEPTRRILFLVVELCGLTFRHNDFSKSNIVATALFGDGAAGAVIGCEGDGPAIAHWGEYTWPATLGMMGWDVRDDGLAVIFSRDIPTFVRREMRDALERFLATNEIAKGQFDTFVSHPGGAKVIDALEDIFGLATGALADSRTVLRDFGNMSAATVLFVLRGALDADRAIGRTLLTTLGPGFTAGFLTLNT from the coding sequence ATGAACGCCTCCGCATCACCGCGTTTGCTCTCGCTAGCAACCGTTGTCCCACCCCACCGGTTGAATCAGGACGAGGTCCTCCCGGTCGCGCAATCGCATTTCGGGCCGAACAACCCCAATTTCGAGCGACTGATGTCGGTCTATCGTAACGCCGCGGTCGAAACACGATATTCGTGCGTCCCGCTGAGTTGGTATACGTCGGATCACACCTTTCGCGAGCGCAACGAACTGTACATCGAGAACGCAACCGCGCTCCTCGTCGAGGCAGCCCGGCGCGCGATTGCGGAAGCCAGCCTGGAAATCGCCGATATCGGCGGAATCGTGACCGTTTCCAGTACCGGCGTCGCCACCCCCAGCCTCGATGCCTTGGTCATGGAACGGTTGCAGTTGCCACGCGACATTGTACGCCTTCCCATCTTCGGCCTGGGTTGCGCGGGCGGCGTCGTCGGCCTGTCGCGCGCCGCCGCGTTAGCGCGGGCCGAACCCACGCGCCGTATCTTGTTCTTGGTTGTCGAACTGTGTGGCCTTACCTTTCGCCACAACGACTTTTCGAAAAGCAACATCGTCGCAACCGCCCTCTTCGGCGACGGTGCCGCAGGTGCCGTGATCGGTTGCGAAGGCGACGGGCCGGCTATCGCGCATTGGGGCGAATACACCTGGCCCGCAACCCTTGGCATGATGGGTTGGGATGTGCGCGACGACGGTCTGGCCGTCATTTTCTCGCGCGACATTCCGACGTTCGTGCGGCGGGAAATGAGGGACGCCCTGGAGCGGTTTCTCGCGACCAACGAGATCGCAAAGGGGCAATTCGATACCTTTGTCAGCCACCCCGGCGGCGCTAAGGTTATCGACGCCCTTGAAGACATCTTTGGGCTGGCCACTGGCGCCCTCGCCGATTCGCGTACGGTCCTGCGGGACTTCGGCAACATGTCCGCGGCCACGGTTCTTTTCGTCCTGCGGGGCGCCCTCGACGCGGATCGCGCCATCGGGCGAACGCTGCTCACCACGCTGGGCCCCGGCTTTACCGCCGGTTTCCTGACGTTGAACACCTGA
- a CDS encoding DUF427 domain-containing protein: protein MPKALWNGAVIADSDTVEEVEGNIYFPLSSVRPEFLKDSAKTSVCPWKGTANYFSLVVEGAENTDAAWTYRAPKGAAGKIKDHVAFWRGVAVER from the coding sequence ATGCCTAAAGCTCTATGGAACGGTGCTGTGATCGCCGACAGCGACACCGTCGAGGAAGTCGAAGGAAACATATATTTTCCGCTGTCGAGCGTCCGGCCAGAGTTTCTGAAAGACAGTGCCAAAACGTCAGTTTGCCCGTGGAAAGGAACCGCCAATTACTTTTCCCTGGTCGTGGAAGGCGCCGAGAACACCGACGCCGCCTGGACCTATCGGGCGCCTAAGGGCGCAGCCGGCAAGATCAAGGATCATGTCGCGTTTTGGCGCGGCGTCGCCGTCGAACGTTAG
- a CDS encoding isoprenylcysteine carboxylmethyltransferase family protein: MEWLYPVLVLVALQRIAELMLARYNTTRLRAAGAIEHGAAHYPLFVVLHGAWLLSLAVLVPGDQAPNFILLTIFAVLQIGRIWVIASLGRYWSTRILTIPGAPLMRRGPYRFLRHPNYAIVVAEIAILPLAFEAWAVATTFSVLNLALVGWRIRIEDAALNERRTLSSDRKTP; the protein is encoded by the coding sequence ATGGAATGGCTCTACCCGGTCTTGGTTTTGGTCGCCCTCCAGCGCATCGCCGAGCTTATGCTCGCTCGATACAACACTACGCGCCTGCGCGCGGCGGGTGCGATCGAACACGGCGCCGCCCACTATCCCCTATTCGTCGTTCTTCACGGCGCGTGGTTGCTCTCCCTTGCCGTTCTCGTTCCCGGCGATCAGGCACCCAACTTCATTCTCCTTACCATTTTCGCCGTTCTGCAAATTGGGCGTATCTGGGTGATTGCGTCGCTCGGGCGGTATTGGTCGACGCGAATTCTAACGATCCCCGGCGCTCCTTTGATGCGCCGTGGCCCCTACCGATTCTTGCGCCATCCGAACTATGCTATCGTCGTCGCCGAAATCGCGATACTGCCACTCGCGTTCGAAGCCTGGGCTGTCGCTACGACGTTTTCCGTTCTAAACTTGGCCCTCGTCGGTTGGCGCATACGGATTGAGGACGCCGCCCTAAATGAACGCAGAACCCTATCGAGCGATCGCAAAACGCCTTAG
- a CDS encoding lipid-A-disaccharide synthase N-terminal domain-containing protein — protein sequence MSTTLLWTIVGFAGQALFSGRFLAQWIASEWRKRSVVPVVFWYFSLAGGVTLLSYAIYREDPVFIVGQAAGLLIYSRNLYLIFRERRAASAPGA from the coding sequence ATGAGTACAACACTCCTTTGGACGATTGTGGGCTTTGCCGGACAGGCATTATTCAGCGGCCGGTTCCTGGCCCAGTGGATCGCGAGCGAATGGCGCAAGCGGAGCGTTGTGCCGGTGGTCTTTTGGTACTTTAGTCTAGCTGGCGGGGTGACGCTTCTGAGCTATGCGATTTACCGTGAGGACCCAGTATTCATTGTTGGGCAGGCGGCGGGTTTGCTGATCTATTCGCGTAATCTCTATTTGATTTTCCGGGAGCGGCGCGCAGCTTCGGCGCCGGGGGCGTAG
- a CDS encoding glycosyltransferase family 2 protein, whose protein sequence is MVPVHNEADNIGALVEEIVAALRGHVSFEVVIADDASDDASPSTWAALLETTPELRVIRHRRQAGQSAAVLTGARAAKAPWIATLDGDGQNDPADILKLLAVRDAADTSRPLLVAGRRHKRRDTVRKRLQSRIANGVRARLLGDRTPDTGCGLKLFPRDAMLTLPHFNHFHRFLPALFIWLGGTVISQNVGHRPRGGGRSHYGMWGRLAVGLVDLVGVMWLQRRRVVVDADEQNRDSRSH, encoded by the coding sequence GTGGTCCCTGTTCATAACGAAGCCGACAATATCGGTGCGCTCGTGGAGGAGATCGTCGCGGCCCTCCGGGGGCACGTGTCGTTCGAGGTGGTGATTGCCGACGATGCCAGCGACGATGCGTCGCCGTCGACCTGGGCGGCATTGTTGGAGACGACGCCCGAGCTTCGGGTCATCCGGCACCGGCGCCAGGCAGGGCAAAGCGCCGCGGTCCTGACCGGAGCGCGGGCGGCCAAAGCGCCGTGGATCGCGACCCTAGACGGCGACGGCCAGAACGACCCGGCTGACATCCTCAAGTTGTTGGCCGTTCGCGACGCGGCGGACACAAGCCGACCGCTTTTGGTTGCCGGACGCCGTCACAAGCGCCGCGACACGGTGCGCAAACGGCTCCAATCCCGCATTGCCAATGGTGTTCGCGCGCGGTTGCTCGGGGACCGGACGCCGGACACGGGCTGCGGCCTAAAACTTTTCCCGCGTGATGCGATGCTGACGTTGCCCCACTTCAATCACTTTCATCGCTTTCTGCCGGCATTGTTTATCTGGCTGGGCGGCACCGTCATTTCGCAAAACGTCGGACATCGACCGCGGGGCGGCGGCCGTTCGCATTACGGCATGTGGGGGCGCCTTGCGGTCGGGCTTGTCGACCTGGTCGGGGTAATGTGGTTACAACGGCGGCGGGTAGTGGTAGATGCCGATGAACAGAATCGCGATTCCAGGAGTCACTAG